In one window of Haloprofundus halophilus DNA:
- a CDS encoding PHP-associated domain-containing protein, which produces MPARVVPITVSLTLHIDPHVHSEASYDATDPVELILEQAAEIGLDAVVITDHDVIEESLRAAELAPLYGLVGIPGVEVSTAEGHLLAVGVEEMPPKRRPYGETIEWVHDHGGVAIVPHPFQRSRHGVRKRALDALLAADDDPGASTEAGDPADAEAVTADGGADEEALAVRTPDAVEVYNSWLFTGYKNRRARRFADAHGYPGVAASDAHSLSLVGRAYTELTIPDATRADLDASLILDAIRGGSTEVQGRRTPIPVSARHYAIGAARQSGYYAKLGALRSGKAAKAGAMLSGKVAKTGALLGGRAAKTSAALGRRYAVLGAMRGARLLSNLSPLSRSL; this is translated from the coding sequence ATGCCCGCGCGCGTAGTTCCTATAACCGTGTCGCTCACCCTCCACATCGACCCGCACGTCCACTCCGAGGCGTCGTACGACGCGACCGACCCGGTCGAGCTCATACTGGAGCAGGCGGCCGAGATCGGTCTCGACGCGGTGGTCATCACCGACCACGACGTCATCGAGGAGTCGCTCCGCGCGGCCGAACTCGCCCCGTTGTACGGCCTCGTCGGCATCCCCGGCGTCGAAGTCTCTACCGCCGAGGGACACCTTCTCGCCGTCGGCGTCGAGGAGATGCCGCCCAAACGTCGGCCCTACGGCGAGACCATCGAGTGGGTCCACGACCACGGCGGCGTCGCCATCGTCCCGCACCCGTTCCAGCGGAGTCGCCACGGCGTCAGAAAACGGGCTCTCGACGCCCTCCTCGCGGCCGACGACGACCCGGGAGCGTCGACCGAAGCGGGCGACCCCGCCGACGCCGAGGCGGTCACCGCCGACGGCGGCGCCGACGAGGAGGCGCTGGCGGTTCGGACGCCTGACGCCGTCGAGGTGTACAACTCGTGGCTGTTCACCGGCTACAAGAATCGCCGCGCGCGGCGGTTCGCGGACGCCCACGGCTACCCCGGCGTCGCCGCCAGCGACGCGCACTCGCTGTCGCTCGTCGGGCGGGCGTACACCGAACTCACTATCCCGGACGCGACGCGCGCGGACCTTGACGCCTCGTTGATTCTCGACGCGATCCGCGGCGGGTCGACGGAGGTGCAGGGGCGGCGAACGCCGATTCCCGTCTCCGCGCGCCACTACGCCATCGGTGCGGCCAGACAGAGCGGCTACTACGCCAAACTCGGTGCGCTCCGCAGCGGGAAGGCGGCGAAGGCGGGGGCGATGCTCAGCGGGAAGGTGGCGAAAACCGGCGCGCTGCTCGGCGGTCGGGCGGCGAAGACGAGCGCCGCGCTCGGCAGGCGCTACGCCGTTCTCGGCGCGATGCGAGGTGCGCGCCTGCTCTCGAATCTCTCACCGCTCTCGCGGTCGCTGTGA
- the carA gene encoding glutamine-hydrolyzing carbamoyl-phosphate synthase small subunit, translating into MSDAYIALADGRVVKGRGRAPGRARGELVFTTAYTGYEESLTDPSYEEQVLTFSYPLIGNYGVRRERFESSRVHPRAALAREFTDDVADWLTAEGVPAIDHLDTRDLVTTVREEGAMKCGIAVGPDATAEDARAELEKCKGMSEHTDIGSQVTVPEARHYEGDGPTVALVDCGAKGSIVSSLRERGADVHVLPYDVSEGDVAAIDPDVLFISNGPGDPANFSNAQSLVEAFVENDGVAVAGICLGQQIVARALGGDTEKMAFGHRGVNQPVRDLQSGKVVMTTQNHGYTVADPGDLDVTQVNVNDDTAEGLANAELNVVTRQYHPEANPGPNDSLGFFDDVLELGETAGKHRLAAD; encoded by the coding sequence ATGTCGGACGCCTACATCGCGCTGGCCGACGGACGCGTCGTGAAAGGACGCGGTCGTGCGCCAGGACGCGCCCGCGGAGAACTGGTGTTCACGACCGCCTACACAGGATACGAAGAGAGCCTCACCGACCCCTCCTACGAGGAACAGGTTCTCACCTTCTCGTACCCCCTCATCGGAAACTACGGCGTCCGGCGAGAGCGATTCGAGTCCTCTCGCGTTCACCCGCGCGCGGCGCTCGCTCGGGAGTTCACCGACGACGTAGCCGACTGGCTCACCGCCGAGGGCGTCCCCGCCATCGACCACCTCGACACGCGCGACCTCGTCACGACGGTCCGCGAGGAGGGGGCGATGAAATGCGGCATCGCCGTCGGCCCGGACGCCACGGCCGAGGACGCCCGCGCGGAACTGGAGAAGTGCAAAGGAATGAGCGAGCACACCGACATCGGCTCGCAGGTCACCGTCCCCGAAGCGCGCCACTACGAGGGCGACGGTCCGACCGTCGCGCTCGTCGACTGCGGAGCGAAAGGTTCCATCGTCTCCTCGCTGCGCGAACGCGGCGCGGACGTCCACGTGCTCCCGTACGACGTCTCCGAGGGCGACGTCGCGGCCATCGACCCCGACGTGCTGTTCATCTCGAACGGCCCGGGCGACCCGGCGAACTTCTCGAACGCGCAGTCGCTCGTCGAAGCGTTCGTCGAGAACGACGGCGTCGCCGTCGCCGGTATCTGTCTCGGCCAGCAGATCGTCGCCCGCGCGCTCGGCGGCGACACCGAGAAGATGGCGTTCGGCCACCGCGGCGTCAACCAACCGGTCCGCGACCTCCAGAGCGGGAAAGTCGTGATGACGACGCAGAACCACGGCTACACCGTCGCCGACCCCGGTGACCTCGACGTGACGCAGGTGAACGTCAACGACGACACCGCAGAGGGGTTGGCCAACGCGGAACTGAACGTCGTCACCCGCCAGTACCACCCCGAGGCGAACCCCGGCCCGAACGACTCGCTGGGCTTCTTCGACGACGTGCTCGAACTCGGCGAGACCGCCGGGAAACACCGGCTCGCCGCCGATTAA
- a CDS encoding Lrp/AsnC family transcriptional regulator, with the protein MDDLDRRILNVLRRDARTPYTEIAERVGTSEGTIRNRVERMTTEGVIERFTVSTRTGNIKAMVEISVEMNVNTSEVSEQLADWETVDFVWQVSGEEDIVLIVDAADTRAVNDLITRAREMEEIKSTKTRLILDERLGQG; encoded by the coding sequence ATGGACGACCTGGACCGCCGCATCCTGAACGTGCTCCGACGGGATGCACGAACGCCCTACACCGAGATCGCCGAGCGAGTCGGCACCTCCGAGGGGACGATTCGGAACCGCGTCGAGCGGATGACCACGGAGGGAGTCATCGAACGGTTCACCGTCTCCACCCGGACGGGCAACATCAAGGCGATGGTCGAGATTTCGGTGGAGATGAACGTCAACACGAGCGAAGTTTCGGAGCAACTCGCGGACTGGGAGACGGTCGACTTCGTCTGGCAGGTCTCCGGCGAGGAGGACATCGTCCTCATCGTCGACGCCGCCGACACGCGCGCGGTGAACGACCTCATCACGCGAGCCCGCGAGATGGAGGAGATAAAGAGCACCAAGACGCGGCTCATCCTCGACGAACGTCTCGGGCAGGGGTGA
- a CDS encoding diacylglycerol/lipid kinase family protein, which produces MRRTSSQATRSDGGHPTHSDRTLVLHPESGNGEHAPEVRRLATEHGFSIRETDAAGDAIRFARDAAENGAEFVAAAGGDGTLNEVVEGIRRADGFERVTFGVVPCGTGNNFAENVGIESIEHAFELFESGERRRIDLGIVEWGGDEPSWARESKEPSAARGVVVESGETGEDSGTRAFLNSCVGGFTAEASGETSSEMKERFGVVAYVVSTLRVMTEFDGVRMHIATHGRHEPWSGDAVSVLVGNGRRFPVEGRTQADMEDGQLDVTVVEERPTVDLMGQAAASRLFGRDTEHIDRFETPAMHLDVLSEEPLRFSLDGEMIETASLTIETLSGVVEIPVGDAYEPDPDD; this is translated from the coding sequence GTGAGGCGAACCTCGTCGCAAGCAACGCGCAGCGACGGTGGCCACCCCACACACAGCGACCGGACGCTCGTCTTGCACCCCGAGAGCGGAAACGGCGAACACGCCCCCGAAGTCCGACGCTTGGCGACCGAACACGGGTTTTCGATCCGCGAGACCGACGCCGCTGGCGACGCGATTCGGTTCGCCCGCGACGCCGCCGAGAACGGAGCCGAGTTCGTCGCCGCCGCCGGAGGCGACGGGACCCTCAACGAGGTCGTCGAGGGCATCCGTCGCGCCGACGGCTTCGAGCGGGTCACCTTCGGCGTCGTCCCCTGCGGGACGGGTAACAACTTCGCCGAGAACGTCGGCATCGAGAGCATCGAACACGCCTTCGAGCTGTTCGAGTCGGGCGAGCGACGACGAATCGACCTCGGTATCGTCGAGTGGGGGGGCGACGAGCCGTCGTGGGCGCGAGAGTCGAAGGAACCCTCCGCGGCCCGCGGGGTGGTGGTCGAGAGCGGCGAAACGGGGGAGGACAGCGGCACCCGAGCGTTCCTCAACTCCTGCGTCGGCGGATTCACCGCCGAGGCCAGCGGCGAGACGTCTTCGGAGATGAAAGAGCGATTCGGCGTCGTCGCCTACGTCGTCAGTACGCTCCGAGTGATGACGGAGTTCGACGGCGTTCGGATGCACATCGCAACCCACGGCCGCCACGAACCGTGGTCCGGTGACGCCGTCTCGGTGCTCGTCGGTAACGGCCGTCGCTTCCCCGTCGAGGGACGAACGCAGGCGGACATGGAGGACGGGCAGTTGGACGTCACCGTGGTCGAGGAGCGACCGACCGTCGACCTGATGGGGCAGGCGGCCGCCTCCAGGCTGTTCGGCCGCGACACCGAACACATCGACCGCTTCGAGACGCCCGCGATGCACCTCGACGTGCTCTCTGAGGAGCCGCTCCGGTTCAGCCTCGACGGCGAGATGATAGAGACGGCGTCGCTGACGATCGAAACGTTGAGCGGAGTCGTCGAGATTCCCGTCGGAGACGCCTACGAACCCGACCCCGACGACTGA
- a CDS encoding PHP-associated domain-containing protein has protein sequence MFSVDLHSHSRFFHGWRGRATRYDPLGLRLHAVFARLRGLDGFAVTNHDYTYSAEGSFPTIPGNEVTTTEGHVLVVGPNPPSRTEPNALTPGELVDLAHDRGCATILAHPFRNSSARDSGAEFDAVELNGKNTEHIARTRRLAEELDLPLVGGSDAHYPIEVGRAYTEIDAPDLSPESVAAAIRDGRVEPVVKLSPLDKLLAEAYSRIHARKKWLDPADRTPTATSGKSDD, from the coding sequence GTGTTCTCCGTCGACCTGCACTCACACAGCCGGTTTTTCCACGGGTGGCGCGGACGCGCGACTCGCTACGACCCGCTCGGGCTGAGATTACACGCGGTGTTCGCCCGACTCCGGGGACTCGACGGGTTCGCCGTGACGAACCACGACTACACCTACTCCGCGGAGGGAAGCTTTCCGACGATACCGGGAAACGAGGTGACGACGACGGAAGGCCACGTCCTCGTCGTCGGGCCGAACCCGCCGAGTCGGACCGAACCGAACGCGCTCACGCCGGGCGAGTTGGTCGATTTGGCTCACGACCGCGGCTGCGCGACGATTCTCGCGCACCCGTTCCGCAACAGTTCCGCGCGCGACTCCGGTGCCGAGTTCGACGCGGTCGAACTCAACGGGAAGAACACCGAGCACATCGCGCGGACGCGTCGACTCGCGGAGGAACTCGACCTACCGCTGGTCGGCGGCAGCGACGCCCACTACCCCATCGAGGTCGGCCGGGCGTACACCGAGATCGACGCCCCCGACCTCTCGCCGGAGTCGGTCGCCGCCGCCATCCGCGACGGGCGGGTCGAACCGGTGGTGAAGCTCAGTCCGCTCGACAAACTGCTGGCCGAGGCGTACAGCCGCATCCACGCGCGCAAGAAGTGGCTCGACCCCGCGGACAGGACGCCGACTGCCACCAGCGGGAAATCCGACGACTGA
- a CDS encoding NUDIX hydrolase produces the protein MSSNSSGTGSEATTAEDEVHKNARQNVVAVDENDERREVVNRLTAHTGDGIRHRAFTALVFDHQGRILLGQRAPTKRLWDTHWDGTVASHPEDGQSQEEATRQRLEEELGITPDQYSDLRVTDKFEYKRYYPSVSGADGVEWEVCSVLKVTLDDVSLDPDEDEIAGLLWVDYEHLHDHPDWYRQLRLCPWFEIAMRRDLD, from the coding sequence ATGAGTTCGAATTCGAGCGGCACGGGGTCGGAAGCGACCACCGCCGAAGACGAGGTTCACAAGAACGCCCGCCAGAACGTCGTCGCGGTCGACGAGAACGACGAGAGACGGGAGGTCGTCAATCGCCTCACCGCACACACCGGCGACGGTATCCGCCACCGGGCGTTCACCGCGCTCGTCTTCGACCACCAGGGCCGCATCCTCCTCGGTCAGCGCGCACCTACGAAACGCCTCTGGGACACTCACTGGGACGGCACCGTCGCCTCCCACCCCGAGGACGGTCAGAGCCAAGAGGAGGCGACCCGCCAGCGCCTCGAAGAGGAACTCGGCATCACGCCCGACCAGTACTCGGACCTCCGCGTGACGGACAAGTTCGAGTACAAGCGCTACTACCCCTCGGTCTCCGGTGCCGACGGCGTCGAGTGGGAGGTCTGCTCGGTACTGAAGGTGACGCTCGACGACGTCTCGCTCGACCCCGACGAGGACGAGATAGCCGGCCTGCTCTGGGTCGACTACGAACACCTCCACGACCACCCCGACTGGTACCGCCAACTCCGGCTCTGCCCGTGGTTCGAGATCGCCATGCGCCGGGACCTCGACTGA
- a CDS encoding desampylase — protein MPSSRLLLSTTAAESILSHARDGASHDGGPREVCGVLVGDRGDGTAPDAATDIRRVPNAASEPRARYELDPEATLAAIEAAEAAGDDVIGFYHSHPESRARPSETDRREATWEGYVYLIVSPAYDELRAWRWTGERFDPLDVDIG, from the coding sequence ATGCCGTCGTCGCGCCTCCTTCTGTCGACGACGGCCGCCGAATCGATTCTCTCGCACGCTCGCGACGGCGCGAGTCACGACGGCGGACCGCGAGAGGTGTGCGGCGTGCTGGTCGGCGACCGAGGCGACGGAACCGCGCCCGACGCCGCGACCGATATCCGCCGGGTGCCGAACGCCGCCTCGGAGCCACGAGCGCGGTACGAACTCGACCCGGAGGCGACGCTCGCGGCCATCGAGGCGGCCGAAGCGGCGGGAGACGACGTGATCGGCTTCTACCACTCCCATCCGGAGAGTCGGGCGCGGCCGAGCGAGACCGACAGGAGGGAGGCGACGTGGGAGGGGTACGTCTACCTCATCGTCTCGCCGGCGTACGACGAACTGCGCGCGTGGCGCTGGACCGGCGAGCGGTTCGACCCGCTCGACGTCGACATCGGCTGA
- a CDS encoding SDR family NAD(P)-dependent oxidoreductase translates to MTPDPELYDSLDGQVALVTGANRGIGREIAARLTDLGATVYAGVRSVSHDVPDGQRRVLLDVTQEGDVHEAMATIDDDEGRLDVLVNNAGISGPGESLAASRTPELDRTLATNLRGPMLVTKYALPALTAEPGGRVVNVSSGMGALGEPQSGGSPAYRISKTGLNGLTAYLHGEYGDDGLLANSVCPGWVRTDMGGENASRPVEEGAETPLWLCRFRPGSPAGKFWRDKEVIDW, encoded by the coding sequence ATGACCCCCGACCCCGAGCTGTACGACTCGCTCGACGGACAGGTAGCGCTCGTCACCGGCGCGAACCGCGGTATCGGCCGGGAGATCGCCGCTCGGCTCACCGACCTCGGCGCGACGGTGTACGCCGGCGTCCGGAGCGTGAGCCACGACGTTCCCGACGGCCAGCGCCGCGTGCTGCTGGACGTGACTCAGGAGGGCGACGTCCACGAGGCGATGGCGACCATCGACGACGACGAGGGGCGACTCGACGTCCTCGTGAACAACGCCGGAATCAGCGGCCCCGGCGAGTCGCTGGCGGCGTCGCGGACGCCCGAACTCGACCGGACGCTCGCGACGAACCTCCGCGGACCGATGCTCGTCACGAAGTACGCGCTGCCCGCGCTCACCGCCGAACCCGGCGGCCGCGTCGTCAACGTCTCCTCGGGGATGGGCGCGCTCGGTGAACCGCAGTCGGGCGGGTCACCCGCCTACCGCATCTCGAAGACGGGACTGAACGGCCTGACGGCGTACCTCCACGGCGAGTACGGCGACGACGGACTGCTGGCGAACTCGGTCTGTCCCGGGTGGGTTCGGACCGATATGGGCGGCGAGAACGCGAGTCGACCCGTAGAGGAGGGCGCGGAGACGCCGCTGTGGCTCTGTCGCTTCCGCCCGGGGAGTCCCGCCGGGAAGTTCTGGCGCGACAAGGAGGTTATCGACTGGTAG
- a CDS encoding alpha/beta fold hydrolase, translating into MASDADTESAPVTEIPGESVYVETNGVRLHTVQAGPEDGPLVVLLHGFPEFWYGWCDQIRPLANAGYRVVVPDQRGYNLSDKPDDLSAYRIEELAADVVGILDALDRESAAVVGHDWGAAVAWWVALHYPDRVDHLGVLNVPHPTVFRRTLKRSFGQKLRSWYMGFFQIPLVPERLSKAGDFRLLVRTMRQSSEPGTFSPSDFERYRQTWRRPGAFTGMVNWYRAAARSRPEPENGHVKPPTLVIWGAKDQFLKKSMARESVDMCERGRLVMLDDATHWVQHEEPVRVSELLKEFLAE; encoded by the coding sequence ATGGCGAGCGACGCAGACACCGAAAGCGCACCTGTGACCGAGATACCCGGCGAGTCCGTCTACGTCGAGACCAACGGCGTCCGGTTGCACACGGTTCAGGCCGGACCGGAGGACGGACCGCTGGTCGTCCTGCTCCACGGGTTCCCCGAGTTCTGGTACGGCTGGTGCGACCAGATTCGACCGCTCGCCAACGCCGGCTACCGGGTCGTCGTCCCCGACCAGCGCGGTTACAACCTCAGCGACAAACCCGACGACCTGTCGGCGTACAGAATCGAGGAACTCGCCGCCGACGTCGTCGGCATCCTCGACGCGCTCGACCGCGAGAGCGCCGCTGTCGTCGGCCACGACTGGGGCGCGGCCGTCGCGTGGTGGGTCGCCCTTCACTATCCGGACAGAGTCGACCACCTCGGCGTCCTCAACGTTCCGCATCCGACGGTGTTCCGTCGGACGCTCAAGCGGAGTTTCGGACAGAAACTCCGGAGTTGGTACATGGGTTTCTTCCAGATACCGCTGGTGCCCGAGCGACTGTCGAAGGCGGGTGACTTTCGACTACTCGTTCGGACGATGCGCCAGTCGAGCGAACCGGGGACGTTCTCGCCGTCGGATTTCGAGCGCTACCGCCAGACGTGGAGGCGACCCGGCGCGTTCACCGGCATGGTGAACTGGTATCGCGCCGCCGCCCGGTCGAGACCGGAACCGGAAAACGGCCACGTCAAACCGCCGACGCTCGTCATCTGGGGAGCGAAGGACCAGTTCCTCAAGAAGTCGATGGCCCGCGAGAGCGTCGACATGTGCGAGCGCGGTCGGTTGGTGATGCTCGACGACGCCACCCACTGGGTCCAGCACGAGGAACCAGTCCGCGTCAGCGAGTTGCTGAAAGAGTTCCTCGCCGAGTAG
- a CDS encoding DUF4864 domain-containing protein, whose translation MNEQYRRHGLPQPTPRLSPEEVVEHQLESLRRNDEPYLDSGIETTYAFASATRRRASGSLERFTRAARSDVYRPLVDHERAATTPAEVSGDTARQEVVVVTPDGEEVRYEFRLSRQRGGERDGCWLTDDVVPME comes from the coding sequence ATGAACGAGCAGTATCGACGCCACGGACTGCCGCAGCCGACGCCCCGACTCTCGCCCGAGGAAGTCGTCGAACACCAGTTAGAGAGCCTCCGACGCAACGACGAACCGTATCTCGACAGCGGCATCGAGACGACGTACGCGTTCGCCTCAGCGACGCGTCGGCGCGCGTCGGGCTCGCTCGAACGATTCACCCGCGCGGCGCGGAGCGACGTCTACCGCCCGCTCGTCGACCACGAACGCGCGGCGACGACGCCGGCGGAGGTCAGCGGCGACACCGCGAGACAGGAAGTCGTCGTCGTCACGCCCGACGGCGAGGAGGTCCGCTACGAGTTCCGCCTCTCGCGTCAGCGCGGCGGCGAACGCGACGGCTGTTGGTTGACCGACGACGTCGTCCCGATGGAGTGA
- a CDS encoding zinc-binding dehydrogenase, which yields MKAVQFTEHGDRDVIEYGEFSDPDPGPDEVLVDVKAGALNHLDVWTRKGMPGIDLEMPHIPGSDAAGVVEAVGEKVTRFEEGDHVAVSAGVSCGQCEFCRDGDRARCVRFHIIGEHVRGVHAERAAVPEQNLVPVPDHVDWEVAGSASLVFQTAWRMLIDRGGLEAGEKVLVLGASGGVGHAAVQIADYAGAEVYATASSEEKLEYAKECGAEYVINYEEDDFAAEIRELTGKRGVDMVVDHVGEETYGDSLKSLAKGGRIVTCGATTGGNPGAGLNRIFWNQLSVIGSTMATPGQVDDVLELVWDGTFEPRIRETLPMSEADRAHEMIENREGFGKVVVIPDSEYE from the coding sequence ATGAAGGCCGTCCAGTTCACGGAGCACGGCGACCGCGACGTCATCGAGTACGGGGAGTTTTCCGACCCCGACCCAGGCCCCGACGAGGTGCTCGTCGACGTCAAGGCGGGCGCGTTGAACCACCTCGACGTCTGGACGCGAAAGGGGATGCCCGGTATCGACCTGGAGATGCCGCACATCCCCGGCAGCGACGCGGCCGGCGTCGTCGAAGCCGTCGGCGAGAAAGTCACTCGGTTCGAGGAGGGTGACCACGTCGCCGTCAGCGCCGGCGTCTCCTGCGGGCAGTGCGAGTTCTGCCGCGACGGCGACAGAGCGCGCTGCGTCCGCTTCCACATCATCGGCGAACACGTGCGCGGCGTTCACGCCGAGAGAGCCGCCGTCCCCGAACAGAACCTCGTCCCCGTGCCCGACCACGTCGACTGGGAAGTCGCCGGGTCCGCGTCGCTCGTCTTCCAGACGGCGTGGCGCATGCTGATCGACCGCGGCGGACTGGAGGCCGGCGAGAAGGTTCTCGTCCTCGGCGCGTCCGGCGGCGTCGGCCACGCGGCGGTCCAGATTGCCGACTACGCCGGGGCGGAAGTGTACGCCACCGCCTCCAGCGAAGAGAAACTGGAGTACGCGAAGGAGTGCGGCGCCGAGTACGTCATCAACTACGAGGAGGACGACTTCGCCGCCGAGATTCGCGAGTTGACCGGCAAGCGCGGCGTCGACATGGTCGTCGACCACGTCGGCGAGGAGACGTACGGCGACTCGCTGAAGAGCCTGGCGAAGGGTGGTCGCATCGTCACCTGCGGGGCGACCACCGGCGGGAACCCCGGTGCGGGACTGAACCGCATCTTCTGGAACCAGCTCTCGGTCATCGGGTCGACGATGGCGACGCCCGGCCAGGTCGACGACGTGCTCGAACTCGTCTGGGACGGCACCTTCGAGCCGCGCATCCGCGAGACGCTGCCGATGAGCGAAGCCGACCGCGCCCACGAGATGATAGAGAACCGTGAGGGCTTTGGCAAGGTGGTCGTAATACCCGACAGTGAGTACGAGTAG
- a CDS encoding MogA/MoaB family molybdenum cofactor biosynthesis protein produces the protein MNENESDHGDGHESDTDDSHHDSDTDDDHGHSSHTDDDHGHSSDAGDHHGHDHDHHHHHDVETLGFAVVTVSSTRSLDDDSAGDAISAAFEADGHELATRELVNDDYDGVQGTVNRLVSRDDTDVVVTAGGTGVTPDDVTVEAVEPILEKELPGFGELFRTLSYDEIGTRVVGTRATAGVTDGVPVFCLPGSENAARLGAEEIIVPEVSHLAGLARRDEADENDAADKSDEVDEDDEADEEPEATGE, from the coding sequence ATGAACGAAAACGAGAGCGACCACGGCGACGGCCATGAGTCGGACACCGACGACAGTCACCACGATTCGGACACCGACGACGACCACGGCCACAGTTCACACACCGACGACGACCACGGCCACAGTTCAGACGCCGGAGACCACCACGGCCACGACCACGACCACCACCACCACCACGACGTCGAGACGCTCGGCTTCGCCGTCGTCACCGTCTCCTCCACGCGCTCGCTCGACGACGACTCGGCGGGCGACGCCATCTCCGCGGCGTTCGAGGCGGACGGCCACGAACTCGCCACGCGCGAACTCGTCAACGACGACTACGACGGCGTCCAGGGGACGGTCAACCGACTCGTCAGCCGCGACGACACCGACGTGGTCGTCACCGCCGGCGGCACCGGCGTCACGCCCGACGACGTGACCGTCGAAGCCGTCGAGCCGATTCTGGAGAAGGAACTGCCCGGTTTCGGCGAACTGTTCCGGACGCTGTCGTACGACGAAATCGGCACCCGCGTCGTCGGCACGCGCGCGACCGCGGGCGTCACCGACGGCGTGCCGGTGTTCTGTCTCCCCGGGAGCGAGAACGCCGCCCGCCTCGGCGCGGAGGAGATTATCGTCCCCGAGGTGAGCCACCTCGCCGGGTTGGCGAGACGCGACGAGGCCGACGAAAACGATGCGGCCGACAAAAGCGACGAGGTCGACGAAGACGACGAGGCCGACGAAGAACCCGAGGCGACCGGGGAGTAG